TGAAGGTTTCGGTAATGATCTTTGGCCGTTCTACTCCGGTAGAGCTGGATTTTGGTCAGGTTGAAAAGAGCTGATCAAAAGATCGTCAAAAACGATTGAGATGGTGCGGCGGATTTGTATATAATTCGCCGCTCCTTTTTTCACGGGGAGTCTAAATCCGTCGGTTTAGACGTTTGAACCCATACAGAGGTAATAACTCATGGCTAAGAAAGTCACTGCTTACATCAAGCTGCAGGTTGCAGCTGGTGCAGCTAACCCGTCACCACCAGTTGGTCCTGCTCTAGGTCAGCACGGTGTTAACATCATGGAATTCTGTAAGGCGTTTAACGCTCGTACAGACAAGGTTGAGAAAGGTCTGCCAATTCCAGTAGTGATCACTGTTTACGCAGATCGCTCCTTTACCTTCGTAACCAAGACTCCACCTGCTGCTATCTTGCTGAAGAAAGCTGCTGGCGTTAAGTCTGGTTCCGGTCGTCCAAACACCGAGAAGGTAGGTACAGTAACTGACGCTCAGCTGCAAGAAATTGCTGAGACTAAAGCTGCTGATATGACTGGTGCTGACATTGAAGCTATGAAGCGTTCAATTGCTGGTACTGCCCGTTCCATGGGTCTGGTAGTTGAGGGTTAATAACGATGGCTAAAATCTCTAAGCGCATGCGCGTTATCCGCGAGAAAGTAGAAGCTACTCGCGAGTACGAAATGAACGAAGCGGTTGCATTGCTGAAGGAACTGGCTACTGCCAAGTTCGTTGAGTCTGTAGACGTAGCTGTAAACTTGGGCGTTGACCCACGTAAATCTGACCAAAACGTACGCGGTGCAACTGTACTGCCACACGGTACTGGTCGTGACGTTCGCGTTGCAGTATTTACTCAAGGCGCTAACGCTGAAGCAGCTAAAGAAGCTGGTGCAGATCTGATCGGCATGGACGATCTGGCTGCTCAGATTAAAGCTGGCGAAATGAACTTCGACGTAGTTGTTGCATCTCCAGATGCAATGCGCGTAGTTGGTCAGTTGGGTCAAATCTTGGGCCCTCGCGGTCTGATGCCTAACCCTAAGACCGGCACTGTAACTCCTAACGTTGCTGAAGCGGTTAAGAACGCTAAAGCTGGTCAGGTTCGTTACCGTAACGACAAGAACGGCATCATCCACACTACCATCGGTAAAGTGGACTTT
The genomic region above belongs to Ferrimonas lipolytica and contains:
- the rplK gene encoding 50S ribosomal protein L11, with the translated sequence MAKKVTAYIKLQVAAGAANPSPPVGPALGQHGVNIMEFCKAFNARTDKVEKGLPIPVVITVYADRSFTFVTKTPPAAILLKKAAGVKSGSGRPNTEKVGTVTDAQLQEIAETKAADMTGADIEAMKRSIAGTARSMGLVVEG
- the rplA gene encoding 50S ribosomal protein L1; protein product: MAKISKRMRVIREKVEATREYEMNEAVALLKELATAKFVESVDVAVNLGVDPRKSDQNVRGATVLPHGTGRDVRVAVFTQGANAEAAKEAGADLIGMDDLAAQIKAGEMNFDVVVASPDAMRVVGQLGQILGPRGLMPNPKTGTVTPNVAEAVKNAKAGQVRYRNDKNGIIHTTIGKVDFDADKLKENLESLLVALKKAKPASAKGTFIKKVSISTTMGAGVSVDQGSLETVA